From a single Miscanthus floridulus cultivar M001 chromosome 8, ASM1932011v1, whole genome shotgun sequence genomic region:
- the LOC136477038 gene encoding acyl carrier protein 3, chloroplastic-like, giving the protein MASIAGSSALSFARPVKAISTNSLAFSPVRKGNTFLHLQPVPMRSVSCAAKKDTVDKVCEIVKKQLALPDHTEVCGESKFSELGADSLDTVEIVMGLEEHFDISVEESSAQTIATVEDAADLIDKLVAGKA; this is encoded by the exons ATGGCCTCCATCGCTGGATCTTCCGCCCTCTCCTTCGCCAGGCCCGTCAAG GCAATCAGCACAAATTCTCTAGCTTTCTCCCCAGTGAGGAAGGGTAACACATTCCTCCACTTGCAACCAGTGCCTATGAGATCTGTTTCCTGCGCT GCCAAGAAGGATAcagtggacaaggtttgtgaaattGTGAAGAAGCAGCTTGCTCTTCCTGACCACACTGAAGTTTGTGGTGAATCCAAATTCTCTGAACTTGGTGCGGATTCACTGGACACG GTTGAGATTGTGATGGGCCTTGAGGAGCACTTCGATATCAGCGTGGAGGAGTCCAGCGCGCAGACGATCGCAACCGTTGAAGACGCCGCTGACCTCATCGACAAGCTTGTTGCTGGGAAGGCATAG